The window TCGATGCGGCACAGCGTCCTCGGGCTGGGGTTGTCGCAGGTTCTCGTCTCCGGCGCGGCGCTGGGCGGGTTGGCGTACCTGGCCGGGCTGCCGCCGATCAGCGCCGGCGTGGTCGGCCTCACGCTGGGACTCTCCTCCACCGCCTTCGCGCTTCAGGTGCTCGGCGAGCGCAAGGAGTTGGCCACCCACCACGGGCGTGCTGCCTTTTCCGTCCTGCTGTTGCAGGACATCGCCGTGATCCCGATGCTCGCGGCGATCCCGCTCCTGCCGGGGCCAAACGGCGGCGGCACGGCCATGGACGCCGGTGCGTTCACCGAGGCGCTGAAGGTGGCGGGCGTGCTGGTGGCCGTGGTGGTCGTGGGCCGCGTGGCCCTTCAGCACGCCTTCCGCATTGCCGCGGAAACGCACACGCGCGAGATCTTCGCGGCGGCCGCGCTGCTCACCGTCGTGGGCACGGCGCTGTTGATGGACGCGCTCGGGCTGTCCATGGGCCTGGGCGCCTTCCTGGCGGGCGTGCTGCTCGCCGACACGCACTACCGCCACGCCATCGAGGCCGACATCGAGCCCTTCAAGGGCCTTTTGATGGGGCTGTTCTTCCTGGCCGTGGGGATGTCGGTGAACCTGGGCGTGCTTGCCGAGCAGCCCGCCGCGATCCTGGGCGGCGTGGTGGCGCTCGTGGTCGCGAAAGGGGCCATCATCTTTCCGCTCGCCCGGCTCAACGGGTTGAGCAACCGGGACAGCCTGACCACCGCCGTCGCCATTTCCCAGGGTGGCGAGTTCGCCTTCGTCCTCCTGACGGCGGCCACGGCGCACGGGGTGGTGGCGGACCCCACGGCCGACGTGCTCACACTGATCGTCATCGGCTCGATGGTCACGACGCCGCTGCTGCTGATGGCGCTGGACCGCGCGCGGCGCCGGCCCCTGAGCGGGGTGCCGGACGCCATCGACGGCGAAGCGCCGCAGGTCATCGTCGCGGGGCTGGGCCGCTTCGGCCACATCGTGGGCCGCGTGCTGCGCGCGAACGGGATCACCTTCACCGCCCTGGATCACGATCCCCAGCGCGTGGAGCGCATGAAGCACCTGGGCACGCCCGCCTTTTACGGTGACGCCTCGCGCCTGGACGTGCTGCGCACCGCCGGGGCGGATGATGCGGCGGCGCTCGTCGTGGCGCTGGACGATGTGGACCAGGCCGAGCGCATCGTCGCCGCCGCCAAGCAGCACTTCCCGCGCCTGAAGGTTTACGCGCGCGCCCACAACCGGGAGCACGCCCAGCGCCTCATGGGCGCCCGCGCGGATGCGGTGGTGCGCGAGACCTTTCTTGCCAGCCTGGATCTGAGCGAGCGCTTGCTGACGGGGCTGGGGCTGCCGCAACCGCGCAGCCGTGAGGCGGTGGCTGAATTCCGAGAGCACGACGAAAACCAGCTCGCCGCGAGCCTGGGCGAGGACGTCGGCGCGCGCGAACCGGCGAACCGCGACGCCGAGGGGCTCGCCGCGCGCGATCCCGCGAAGTCCGCTTGACCGGGACGCTCGCGTGGCCAAGGCGCGTGGCAGCCCGCACACGCGGCGGGGCACGACATCGTGATCGGGCGCGGCGGCAGGCCGCGGTGCGCCGATATTGGCTTACGAAACAAAGTGCGTTACACGACTGTCATCTTTCGCGCGGCCCGAAGCGTGGCCCCGGAGGATTTTTTGGAGGTATCGATGGCGTCCGACCGAAATGCAGGCGCGGCCTCGGTGGCTTGGCACGACGAGCCGTGTTGCGGCGGCTTGCGCGGGATGGCAGCTGACGTTCGCCCGATTGTCGCGGACCGCTGTCCGCTGTGCTGGGGCACCGGCACGACGTGCTTGGCGCAGTGCCTCCACGCCTGGGTCGCCAACGGTGGGGACGACCCGTCGTCGGCGTAGCCGCCCGTTTTGTGGTCGGAACCGGGGTGGCGCTCCCAGCGGCGAACGGGCATTCGGTTTTTCGGTTGGACCCGGTCAGGCCGGTTTCATGGCCGCGGCCGCAGCCGCCTCGCGCAGCAGCCAGCGCACCTCGTGCTCCGGGAGCGCGAGCGCGTCGGCGATTTCGGGTCCGGTGAAGCTGTTGACCGCCAGCGCCACCACGTCCCGGTGCGAGCGCGTCAGCACCGCCGCTGGCCGGGCGGGCGTGATGTAGCTGCTCCAATCGATACACCGCGTCATCTGCGACCCCCTTCGAGGGTGGTGTCTCGTTTAGACCTGTGGACAGCGTGTGGAGCGTCTGTGGACGATGCAACAGCCCGCGGCCGGACTCTGCAGGTTTGAACGGCAAATCAGGTCGACTCGGTCAGCCGGGTCTCCGCCACGGTGGTTGTGACCGTATTGTTTTCTTTCCCAACAGTATGCATTTGCAAAATTTATAAATCGGCAATTGCTAAACTTTTGGTTGTTCC is drawn from Limimonas halophila and contains these coding sequences:
- a CDS encoding monovalent cation:proton antiporter-2 (CPA2) family protein, which translates into the protein MDTHAFLNQAVVLLAAAVIGVWIAKRLGLGAVLGYLAAGFVVGPWGLAYFQDSDSILHFAELGVVLLLFVIGLELRPRRLWSMRHSVLGLGLSQVLVSGAALGGLAYLAGLPPISAGVVGLTLGLSSTAFALQVLGERKELATHHGRAAFSVLLLQDIAVIPMLAAIPLLPGPNGGGTAMDAGAFTEALKVAGVLVAVVVVGRVALQHAFRIAAETHTREIFAAAALLTVVGTALLMDALGLSMGLGAFLAGVLLADTHYRHAIEADIEPFKGLLMGLFFLAVGMSVNLGVLAEQPAAILGGVVALVVAKGAIIFPLARLNGLSNRDSLTTAVAISQGGEFAFVLLTAATAHGVVADPTADVLTLIVIGSMVTTPLLLMALDRARRRPLSGVPDAIDGEAPQVIVAGLGRFGHIVGRVLRANGITFTALDHDPQRVERMKHLGTPAFYGDASRLDVLRTAGADDAAALVVALDDVDQAERIVAAAKQHFPRLKVYARAHNREHAQRLMGARADAVVRETFLASLDLSERLLTGLGLPQPRSREAVAEFREHDENQLAASLGEDVGAREPANRDAEGLAARDPAKSA